A single region of the Salvia miltiorrhiza cultivar Shanhuang (shh) chromosome 8, IMPLAD_Smil_shh, whole genome shotgun sequence genome encodes:
- the LOC130999127 gene encoding uncharacterized protein LOC130999127, which yields MIDRQQQPRRAQSTTVFFLAILIIIGLITQWLDVSIIRGSLLKKFHVQDSSYIYSEEFDCSLNCSNISSPLKNDNIESSSAKACPDYFKWIHEDLRPWKETGISMEMVEEAKNVAHIRIIVVNGRLYTLRYKKVFQTRDVVTIWGILQLLRLYPGRLPDLDLMLECGDRPVIKKRDYGGLEASPPPPLFHYCGDELSHDIVFPDWSFWGWPELNIKPWQVLKQEIQEGNRRVEWRDREPYAYWKGNTRVGAARRDLAKCNASDQDDWKARIFEMDWNEEKRQGFKNSDMANQCNYRYKIYVEGVSWSVSQKYILACDSMALIIKPRFYDFFTRSLLPSIHYWPINTNSKCESIKFAVEWGNRYTDKAQEIGRAGSNFVQENLKMDYVYDYSFHLLNEYAKLLRYKPTVPQGAVETCSEALVCSVRGQKKRYRLHSMVKSSSGSPPCHLPPSFEPEDVRAFIERKENLTNQVVLWERSETHSN from the exons ATGATAGACAGGCAACAACAGCCTAGGAGGGCTCAATCCACTACTGTATTCTTTCTTGCAATCCTCATCATCATTGGCTTGATCACTCAATGGCTTGATGTT TCAATAATCAGAGGATCACTGCTGAAGAAATTTCATGTCCAAGATTCATCCTACATATATTCAGAAGAATTTGATTGCTCTCTCAACTGCTCAAACATAtcatcacctttaaaaaatGATAACATAGAGAGCTCATCAGCTAAAGCATGTCCAGACTACTTCAAGTGGATCCATGAAGATCTAAGGCCATGGAAGGAAACCGGGATCTCAATGGAGATGGTCGAGGAGGCCAAGAATGTCGCGCATATTAGGATCATTGTAGTGAATGGGAGACTATACACATTGAGGTACAAGAAAGTCTTTCAGACCAGAGATGTTGTGACCATATGGGGGATCTTGCAGCTCCTTAGGCTGTACCCGGGCAGGCTGCCGGACTTGGACCTAATGCTCGAGTGTGGGGATAGGCCCGTGATCAAGAAACGCGACTATGGAGGTCTAGAAGCTTCCCCCCCTCCTCCATTGTTTCACTACTGTGGAGATGAGTTGAGCCATGACATTGTCTTTCCTGATTGGTCCTTCTGGGGTTG GCCAGAGCTGAATATCAAGCCATGGCAGGTGCTGAAGCAGGAGATTCAAGAAGGCAACAGACGAGTCGAGTGGAGGGATAGAGAGCCTTACGCTTACTGGAAAGGGAACACGAGGGTGGGAGCTGCACGTCGCGACTTGGCAAAATGCAATGCCTCTGATCAAGATGACTGGAAAGCTAGGATCTTTGAAATG GACTGGAATGAAGAGAAGAGGCAAGGCTTCAAGAATTCTGATATGGCAAATCAGTGTAATTACAG ATACAAGATTTATGTTGAAGGAGTTAGCTGGTCTGTTAGCCAGAAGTATATCTTAGCTTGTGACTCCATGGCTTTGATCATAAAACCTCGTTTCTACGATTTCTTCACGAGGAGTCTGCTGCCCTCGATCCATTACTGGCCTATCAACACCAACAGCAAGTGTGAGTCAATCAAATTTGCAGTTGAATGGGGCAACAGATACACAGACAAG GCTCAGGAGATTGGAAGGGCAGGAAGTAACTTTGTTCAAGAAAATCTTAAAATGGATTATGTTTATGATTACTCTTTCCACCTACTAAATGAGTATGCAAAGCTTTTGAGGTACAAGCCGACTGTCCCTCAAGGGGCCGTTGAGACGTGCTCAGAGGCGTTGGTGTGCTCTGTTAGAGGACAGAAGAAGAGATACAGACTACATTCCATGGTCAAGAGCTCGTCCGGTTCACCTCCGTGCCATCTGCCTCCCTCGTTCGAGCCAGAGGATGTTCGCGCTTTCATTGAGAGAAAAGAGAATCTCACAAACCAGGTTGTCTTGTGGGAAAGAAGTGAAACTCACAGCAACTGA
- the LOC130999130 gene encoding actin-depolymerizing factor 6-like, whose protein sequence is MANSASGIAVHDECKLTFLELKARRNHRYLTFKIDDGLQQVVVDKVGSQGESYEDFCKSLPSDDCRYAVFDYDFTTDENCHKSKIFFIAWSPDVAKVRTKMLYASSKDRFKRELDGIQVELQATDPSEMSWDILKARAY, encoded by the exons ATG GCGAACTCAGCCTCGGGAATTGCTGTGCACGACGAATGCAAGCTGACATTCTTGGAGCTAAAAGCCAGAAGAAACCACAGATACCTGACCTTCAAGATTGATGATGGCCTCCAACAAGTGGTGGTAGACAAGGTCGGAAGCCAGGGCGAATCCTACGAGGATTTCTGCAAGAGCTTGCCTTCTGACGACTGTCGCTATGCTGTCTTCGACTATGACTTCACAACAGATGAAAACTGCCACAAGAGCAAGATCTTCTTCATTGCATG GTCACCAGATGTTGCAAAGGTGAGGACTAAGATGTTGTATGCAAGCTCCAAAGACAGGTTCAAGAGAGAGTTAGATGGGATTCAGGTTGAGTTGCAAGCAACTGATCCTAGTGAGATGAGCTGGGATATCCTCAAGGCCCGGGCTTATTGA
- the LOC130999124 gene encoding probable ubiquitin-like-specific protease 2B: MSKRKQPEFATDHSDDVLSEEFGSLKNIKGCYHLHPIYKSIQRRIEFYDLLDKDKIPRCRRSMRGFRRKKKTAELDAGKRVGSVAKASSRSRDVRCKLKAETEESDCVVIYTSVCNGRVLRRPRGSTTEGQETGKLSSGKFEIHIENMWRKLSEEEKKGFTYLDSLWFSLHAKGTHKTKVLSWIKKKDIFSKKYVFVPIVQWGHWFLLIFCHFGENSEAKSERRCMLLLDSLQKAHAKQLESGIRKFVFDIFKTEKRPENKELIRKLPLLIPKVPQQKSSDECGFFVLYYIYQFLKTARDNFSFSRGCTHFMKEDWFTPEDVECFIKSLDSMTKLSD; encoded by the exons ATGTCGAAGCGAAAGCAGCCTGAATTCGCCACAGATCATTCCGACGACGTCCTTTCTG AAGAATTTGGaagtttgaaaaatataaagggTTGTTATCATTTACATCCAATTTATAAGTCCATCCAGCGTAGGATAGAATTCTATGATCTACTTGATAAAGATAAGATTCCTCGTTGCCGGAGGTCAATGAGGGGATTTAGGAGGAAGAAAAAAACAGCCGAGCTAGATGCTG GGAAACGGGTTGGAAGCGTTGCGAAGGCAAGCAGCAGATCTCGGGACGTGAGATGCAAACTGAAAGCAGAGACAGAGGAAAGTGATTGTGTAGTCATATACACATCTGTTTGTAATGGCCGAGTACTGAGGAGGCCGCGTGGTAGCACCACCGAGGGTCAGGAGACGGGGAAGTTAAGCTCTGGAAAGTTTGAAATCCACATAGA GAATATGTGGAGAAAACTttcagaagaagaaaagaagggtTTTACTTATCTTGACTCcttgtggttttccttgcatgCTAAAGGAACACACAAAACCAAAGTGTTGAGTTGGATTAAGAAAAAGGACATATTCTcgaaaaaatatgtatttgttCCAATTGTTCAGTG GGGTCATTGGTTTCTTTTGATCTTCTGCCACTTTGGTGAAAATTCAGAGGCAAAATCTGAACGTCGCTGCATGTTGTTGCTAGATTCACTGCAAAAGGCACATGCTAAGCAGCTAGAATCTGGAATTAGAAA ATTTGTCTTTGACATATTCAAAACAGAAAAACGGCCAGAGAATAAAGAACTAATCAGGAAACTCCCTCTTTTAATTCCGAAG GTGCCACAACAGAAAAGCAGTGATGAGTGTGGATTTTTTGTTCTCTACTACATATATCAATTCCTAAAGACTGCTCGTGATAATTTTAGCTTCTCAAGAGGCTGCACACACTTT ATGAAAGAGGACTGGTTTACTCCTgaagatgtggaatgctttaTCAAATCACTGGACTCGATGACCAAATTATCTGATTGA